TGTTTTCGGTAGCCCCGACGCTGGGGAAGTCCAGGTAGACTCTGGCCCCGGTCAGCCGCTTGTGGGCACTGGCCTCAATCCGCCCGTGACCCAGGCTGATGCTGGCCCCCAGCGCAGCCAGCCCTTTCAGGTGCAGGTCAATCGGGCGGGTGCCAATGGCACAGCCGCCGGGCAGGGACATCCTGGCTTTGCCCATTCTGGCCAAAAGGGGCCCCATCACCAGGAAGGAAGCCCGCATCCGGCGGACAAATTCATACGGCGCCTCTACGTTAACAATCTGCCCGCAATCTATGGTCATTTCGCCGCCGCTAAGGGGCGAAACCTTGGCTCCCAGGGTTGTCAGCACCTCGGAAATAGTGGTCACGTCGGCCAGATCCGGAATGTCCATTAGCCGGCAAGGACCTTCTGCTAAGAGGGAGGCTGCGATGATGGGCAGTACAGCGTTTTTAGCTCCGCTTACCGGGACGGTCCCATGCAAGGGGCCCCCGCCGGTAATAATCAGTTTTTCCAAAGTTGATGCCTCCTGTTCAAGAGGCAAGAGGCAGGAGGCAGGAGGCAGGAGCCGGAATATTTGGGGACCAAAAGCCCTTTAGCCATCCTGCATCCTGCTTCTTGCTACCTCTTGTTCTTGCTACTTCTTGTTCTTTCTTATTGCTTCTTGCCTTTTGAATGGCCAGTGCGAACCCAAAGATTTTTTATTATTTTCGGCAAAAATCTGAGGGTTCCTGCCGGAACCCGGCTTATTTTTTGCTGGTTATCTTACTAATACGAGCCATCTAACAGGGGAGAGCCAATGTCGATATATGTCCGGTCAACCGCGTCATGGTAACGGAGAGCTACATTGAGGTTGATTTTGCGGCCGCCGACCACCAGATAATTCTCAATGCTGTTAGTATACCCGCTGACGCTGATTAGATTTCCTTCTGACATTCCTTCAATCCATTTTGCCTGCGCCGCTTTGAAGACTTTTTCTACCTCTGCGGCAGTTTCCTGTTTACTCAGGTATCCGGGGTAGGAGCCGGTAATAGCCACCGAGACATGGGGCTCGGCGCCAAGTTGCCGGAATGCCGCCTTAACCTGTTCCCGCCACCAGGGCAGGGCATACATGTCGCTGCTGTGGGCCAGGTTAACCAGAAGAAAGGTCTCAGTCCCTGCGCGCACAGCCTCGGGGACACCTGCCAGGGTTTGGGCGGTTATCTCGACATGGGTTCCTGCCCCGGCCTCGCCTTCCAGGGTAACCCCGGTAAAATGGTTGGCCTGTGCCACGGAGGAGTGCAGGTGATTTCCCCCGCCCAGGGCTTTTGCCACCTGGTAGGCCATGGTCTTTAGCTCTGCGGGATTAACAGAAGAGGAATTGATCAGTGCCCAGCCCTGAATCTTGATCTGGCGGAATTCCGCGCCGCTGGCCTCGAAAGACTGGCACAGCACCTCCTCTACAGCGCGGCCAACCCCGGCGGTTGGTTGCGGGGCATTAAAATACAGGCCAAGGAATGATGAAATAAAAATGACAGCTAACAGAAGTTTTTTCATAGGCACCTCCAAGAGCCGCATTTGATGTAGCGGCAATATCTCAGTACCTATTGTTGCCAGTTGTTACCTGGATATTCTCCCAGCCGGCTTTTTTCCCGCAAAAAAACTGGCCTTCTTGTGCCAGTTTGCATGCAGGATGGCTTCTTTAAGCGATATGAAGCAAGCAACAAAAATGATTAATGCAAGATGATATTTTTATCGTCTTGCAAATTTTAATACAAGCACGTTACTGGCTTACTACCAGGATGAAGAAGGTTCTGACTTCGTTGAAGAACTTCTCGCAAAGGCTAAGAGAGGCGAAGCAAAAATATATATTTCTGCAATGACTATTTATGAGTTGGCTTATATAGCGAAGAAGAAGTAGCCACCTGCTAAAAAAGCGAAGGGTTAGAGCAGGTGGCTACCGATGATTAAATGAAGATGCCGGCAGGGGTGGGGACTTTCAAAAAGAG
This is a stretch of genomic DNA from Syntrophomonadaceae bacterium. It encodes these proteins:
- a CDS encoding YwmB family TATA-box binding protein, encoding MKKLLLAVIFISSFLGLYFNAPQPTAGVGRAVEEVLCQSFEASGAEFRQIKIQGWALINSSSVNPAELKTMAYQVAKALGGGNHLHSSVAQANHFTGVTLEGEAGAGTHVEITAQTLAGVPEAVRAGTETFLLVNLAHSSDMYALPWWREQVKAAFRQLGAEPHVSVAITGSYPGYLSKQETAAEVEKVFKAAQAKWIEGMSEGNLISVSGYTNSIENYLVVGGRKINLNVALRYHDAVDRTYIDIGSPLLDGSY